A portion of the Corynebacterium rouxii genome contains these proteins:
- a CDS encoding DivIVA domain-containing protein: MPLTPADVHNVAFSKPPIGKRGYNEDEVDQFLDLVEDTLAEIQEENDDLRQQIEELQSSPRAEDSKPAAAPAAVSSLDETKLRKEIEAKVAAEYQAKLADAQKATERAQAELKTAREEADSAKAAAKKAEEAARVAASAAPKAQPVAAAAPVVTDGGAATVDTHLQAAKVLSMAQEMADRLTAEADSNSKSMLSEARAAAEKQVSDAEAKAKTTLADARQKAEKQLADADARSKALVSDAEKKSAQTLSDANTRAEAQVRQAEEKANALQADAERKHTEIMATVKQQQNALESRISELRTFEREYRTRLKTLLQTQLDELESRGTSAPEEKNV; the protein is encoded by the coding sequence ATGCCGCTGACTCCAGCCGATGTGCACAACGTCGCTTTCAGCAAGCCACCAATCGGCAAGCGAGGCTACAACGAGGACGAGGTCGATCAGTTCCTGGATCTGGTGGAGGATACCCTCGCTGAGATTCAAGAAGAAAACGATGATCTTCGTCAGCAGATTGAAGAGTTGCAGTCTTCACCTCGCGCAGAAGACTCGAAGCCGGCTGCTGCACCTGCCGCAGTGAGCTCCCTAGATGAGACTAAGCTGCGTAAGGAAATTGAGGCTAAGGTCGCTGCTGAGTACCAGGCCAAGCTGGCTGATGCTCAAAAGGCTACTGAGCGCGCTCAGGCAGAGTTGAAGACAGCTCGTGAAGAGGCTGACTCTGCGAAGGCAGCCGCTAAGAAGGCTGAAGAGGCTGCACGTGTGGCAGCATCTGCGGCTCCTAAGGCACAGCCAGTTGCAGCTGCAGCTCCGGTTGTAACTGATGGTGGTGCCGCAACCGTTGACACCCATCTGCAGGCAGCAAAGGTCTTGAGCATGGCTCAGGAAATGGCTGACCGCCTTACCGCAGAAGCAGACAGCAACTCCAAGTCGATGCTGAGCGAAGCTCGCGCAGCTGCTGAGAAGCAGGTTTCCGATGCAGAGGCAAAGGCAAAGACCACCTTGGCAGATGCCCGCCAGAAGGCTGAGAAGCAGTTGGCTGATGCTGACGCTCGTTCCAAAGCACTCGTTTCTGATGCGGAAAAGAAGTCCGCTCAGACTCTATCGGATGCTAATACTCGCGCTGAGGCGCAGGTTCGCCAGGCTGAGGAGAAGGCTAATGCTTTGCAGGCAGATGCAGAGCGTAAGCACACTGAGATCATGGCGACGGTGAAGCAGCAGCAGAACGCTTTGGAAAGCCGGATTTCCGAGTTGCGGACCTTCGAGCGTGAATACCGTACTCGCCTCAAGACTCTGCTACAGACGCAGCTCGACGAGTTGGAAAGCCGTGGTACATCGGCCCCAGAAGAGAAGAACGTCTAG
- a CDS encoding YggT family protein codes for MREVLGILLNLIKIYELILIGRIIVEMIRSFSRNFQAPRWFMIFAEFLFVLTDPPVKFLRRWIPPMRMGNVALDVSILVLFFILFFIKYAIIVAM; via the coding sequence GTGCGCGAAGTCCTAGGCATTCTCCTTAATTTGATTAAAATCTATGAATTGATACTTATCGGTCGAATTATCGTTGAGATGATTCGATCCTTTTCTCGTAATTTCCAAGCACCACGGTGGTTCATGATCTTTGCCGAATTTTTATTCGTGCTCACGGATCCGCCAGTGAAATTCCTGCGCCGTTGGATTCCGCCAATGCGTATGGGAAACGTTGCTCTCGACGTCTCCATTTTGGTGTTATTTTTCATCCTCTTCTTTATCAAGTATGCGATCATTGTGGCCATGTAG
- a CDS encoding asparaginase, with the protein MSSETESLPKVIVLTTGGTLSCTADPNGALIPTVSGDELVAPIRQRFAGALDIETRELHRLDSSSMTLRDIDDIVAATHNALEDDTVVGVVVTHGTDSLEETAIAVDTFHSDSRPVVFTGAQKPFNHPEADGPGNLFEAIMIASDTSARDIGVLIVFGHAVIPARGCIKWHTSDDLAFATNGPEEPRRADPIAPTALGDVVVDIIPAYPGAPRRLIDAALAAGAQGLVIEAMGSGNVGTDIGVALGEALDAGIPVVISTRVPRGEVLGAYGGAGGGKTLAAKGAVSSTYFRSGQARVLLAIAIASGVHPATLL; encoded by the coding sequence ATGAGCAGCGAAACTGAATCATTGCCCAAAGTCATAGTCCTTACTACCGGTGGCACACTATCGTGTACCGCAGACCCCAATGGTGCGCTTATCCCTACCGTTTCAGGCGACGAACTTGTTGCACCCATTCGTCAGCGCTTTGCCGGAGCACTCGATATTGAGACTCGTGAATTACATCGACTTGATTCTTCTTCCATGACGCTACGCGATATCGATGACATTGTCGCAGCAACGCATAATGCTTTAGAAGATGACACAGTCGTTGGCGTCGTGGTTACGCACGGGACGGATTCCCTGGAAGAAACCGCCATCGCCGTTGATACTTTCCATAGCGATTCTCGCCCCGTGGTGTTCACCGGAGCACAAAAACCTTTTAACCATCCAGAAGCTGACGGCCCCGGAAATCTGTTTGAAGCAATCATGATCGCATCCGATACCTCAGCGCGAGACATCGGCGTTTTGATCGTATTCGGCCACGCAGTGATCCCAGCGCGTGGTTGCATTAAATGGCACACTTCAGACGATTTAGCATTCGCGACTAATGGCCCAGAAGAACCTCGACGAGCCGATCCCATTGCACCCACTGCACTAGGCGATGTTGTAGTCGATATCATCCCCGCCTACCCCGGCGCGCCCCGACGGCTTATCGACGCAGCACTCGCTGCCGGCGCCCAAGGTCTTGTCATTGAAGCCATGGGGTCTGGCAATGTCGGAACTGACATTGGGGTTGCACTTGGTGAGGCACTTGATGCGGGGATCCCTGTTGTCATTTCTACCCGAGTCCCCCGAGGCGAGGTATTGGGCGCCTACGGCGGTGCCGGTGGCGGCAAGACGCTCGCGGCCAAAGGGGCTGTAAGCTCAACGTATTTCCGATCAGGACAAGCTCGTGTTTTGCTGGCAATCGCCATTGCCAGCGGTGTGCATCCCGCTACGTTGTTGTAG
- a CDS encoding DNA polymerase IV: MQRWVIHVDMDAFFASCEQLTRPTLRGRPVLVGGTSGRGVVAGASYEARTFGARSAMPMYQAKALIGMRGVVVSPRFPVYRAASQRVFSILERMGGIVEKISIDEGFVEPPELYGASASDVDTWAQRLRAAIREETGLPASVGGGAGKQVAKICSDLAKPDGIYLCAATEHEDKMYPLPVGRLWGVGPVTRTKLQQLGVETIGDLARMSEREVDISLGTTVGRSLWRLAQGHDDREVAPRAIAKQISVEHTYPEDLVTSRAVDTAIIRASRESHRRLLDDGRGARTVSVKLRMADFRIKSRSATLPYATDNLDTVTATALKLARYPDEVGPIRLVGVGLSGLEDARQDILFPELDRVVPIKDTDFEVGVSDPHDSDLEISTTDESPPAIGWRATQDIWHPDYGHGWVQGLGHGKITVRFETRTTGPGKVRTFDTNDALLSSADPVDSLDWS, encoded by the coding sequence ATGCAACGCTGGGTGATTCATGTTGATATGGATGCATTTTTTGCGTCTTGTGAGCAACTGACTCGTCCGACGCTTCGGGGGCGGCCGGTTCTTGTAGGTGGTACGAGTGGTCGTGGGGTGGTTGCGGGTGCATCGTATGAGGCGCGTACTTTTGGAGCCCGATCTGCCATGCCGATGTACCAGGCTAAAGCGCTCATTGGCATGCGTGGAGTAGTGGTGAGTCCGCGGTTTCCGGTGTATCGAGCGGCGTCGCAACGAGTCTTTTCCATTTTGGAGCGTATGGGCGGAATCGTTGAAAAGATTTCTATCGACGAGGGGTTTGTCGAACCGCCTGAGCTTTACGGTGCAAGCGCAAGTGATGTTGATACATGGGCGCAGCGGTTGCGAGCCGCAATCCGTGAAGAGACAGGTTTGCCAGCTTCTGTAGGAGGGGGTGCGGGAAAACAAGTTGCCAAGATTTGTTCCGATCTGGCTAAACCTGACGGTATTTACCTGTGTGCTGCAACGGAGCATGAAGACAAAATGTATCCGCTACCTGTAGGCCGTTTGTGGGGTGTAGGTCCGGTCACGCGGACAAAGTTGCAGCAGCTTGGGGTGGAAACTATCGGCGATCTAGCTCGTATGAGCGAACGGGAAGTTGATATTAGCCTGGGCACAACGGTGGGCAGAAGTTTATGGCGCCTAGCCCAAGGCCACGACGATCGTGAAGTGGCACCACGTGCTATCGCAAAACAGATCTCTGTAGAACACACATACCCAGAGGACCTTGTTACTTCGCGAGCGGTGGATACCGCCATCATTCGGGCGTCACGGGAAAGTCATCGACGATTGCTTGACGACGGTCGTGGGGCACGAACTGTGAGCGTAAAGCTCCGAATGGCGGATTTTAGGATCAAATCGCGTTCAGCAACATTGCCCTATGCGACCGATAATCTAGATACAGTTACTGCCACCGCATTAAAGCTGGCACGATACCCCGATGAGGTTGGTCCAATACGCCTCGTCGGTGTTGGTCTTTCTGGTCTTGAAGATGCCCGCCAAGACATACTTTTCCCTGAATTAGATCGAGTAGTTCCTATTAAAGACACCGATTTTGAAGTAGGGGTAAGCGACCCCCATGATTCTGACTTGGAGATCTCTACTACTGATGAGTCACCCCCAGCAATCGGGTGGCGGGCGACTCAAGATATTTGGCATCCGGACTATGGGCACGGCTGGGTACAAGGATTGGGACACGGCAAGATCACTGTCCGTTTTGAAACCCGCACCACAGGACCTGGCAAAGTGCGCACGTTTGACACTAACGACGCTCTCTTGAGCAGCGCAGATCCTGTCGACAGCCTAGATTGGTCTTAA
- a CDS encoding DUF6263 family protein: MTLVRLQNPTFSRRLCQVSMSMCLVTVTALSLSACSSDTPSSKSARPKVEQAIGAPVDTPRITVLDYGNAPQQLVTYHDDGVQTNRRIKISDGLTQHTESAAQLDPTAPKGGDVTTLTVDAALSAARDDSQRSATAVISNPDIDDLEHAHDIASADGFQLGWFGADNGRISSVNLAAPVDASDNGRALMERFLMKMVNIPIIFPEEPIGPSARWTVDSRVTGEATMLQTTTFTLKSLKGNDVELDVAISQRPALGAIEAQGTTLQVLNANTTSTGNLRLNLSQPLPAQGALRYTTRVIYGERDKDVRVVQDSTTSVEFSTP; encoded by the coding sequence ATGACGCTGGTGCGCCTACAAAATCCAACATTTTCTCGCCGTTTATGCCAAGTAAGTATGAGCATGTGTCTTGTCACTGTTACAGCACTTAGTCTCAGTGCGTGTAGCTCTGATACCCCTTCATCAAAGTCGGCTCGTCCAAAAGTGGAACAAGCAATCGGCGCACCTGTAGATACTCCTCGAATTACCGTTCTTGACTATGGCAATGCACCCCAACAACTCGTGACCTATCACGATGATGGGGTGCAAACGAATCGACGTATCAAGATCTCAGATGGTTTAACACAGCACACTGAAAGTGCAGCTCAGCTAGATCCAACAGCCCCTAAAGGCGGTGACGTGACCACGCTAACCGTCGATGCCGCACTGTCAGCTGCTCGTGATGATTCCCAACGCTCAGCCACCGCTGTGATTAGTAATCCTGATATCGATGACCTCGAGCATGCACACGATATTGCATCTGCAGACGGATTCCAGCTGGGTTGGTTCGGAGCCGACAATGGGCGTATTAGCTCAGTTAATCTCGCAGCTCCGGTAGATGCCAGCGATAATGGCCGAGCACTTATGGAACGGTTCTTAATGAAGATGGTCAACATCCCCATCATTTTCCCCGAAGAGCCAATTGGCCCCTCCGCCCGTTGGACCGTGGACTCACGCGTTACAGGTGAAGCAACAATGCTGCAGACCACCACGTTTACGTTAAAGTCTCTCAAAGGCAATGATGTTGAACTCGATGTTGCGATCTCACAACGCCCTGCGCTCGGAGCAATCGAGGCCCAAGGCACCACATTGCAGGTCCTCAACGCAAATACCACCAGCACTGGCAACCTTCGTCTTAATCTTTCTCAACCGCTTCCTGCCCAAGGAGCACTCCGCTACACCACTCGGGTGATCTACGGCGAGCGCGATAAAGATGTGCGAGTCGTTCAAGATTCCACAACGTCCGTGGAGTTTTCTACCCCATAA
- the ileS gene encoding isoleucine--tRNA ligase codes for MSDAVGGVYPRVDMSGGTNVFPDMERQVLEYWKDDETFKASLTNREENPEYVFYDGPPFANGLPHYGHLLTGYVKDIVPRYQTMKGKLVNRVFGWDCHGLPAELEAEKQLGIKDKGEIEAMGLESFNNYCAKSVLEYTQEWKDYVTRQARWVDFDNGYKTMDMDFMESVMWAFKTLYDKGLIYQGFRVLPYSWAEHTPLSNQETRLDDSYKMRQDPTLTVTFPITGVKDGSAADASLVGAYALAWTTTPWTLPSNLALAVNPQVNYVEVKVGEQGAEAIRGQRVLLAEALVGAYAKELGEDHEVLAVRPGSELVGLTYQPIFNYFADHENAFQILAAEYVTTEDGTGIVHQAPAFGEDDMNTCKNYGIEVVIPVDMDGKFTSLVPEYQGQLVFDANKSIIADLKAAGRVVRHQTIEHSYPHSWRSGEPLIYMALPSWFVEVTKVRDRMVELNKEIDWMPSHIRDGQFGKWLEGARDWNISRNRYWGSPIPVWVSDDENYPRVDVYGSLEELERDFGVRPESLHRPHIDELTRPNPDDPTGKSTMRRVPEVLDCWFESGSMPFAQKHYPFENKDWFDTHSPADFIVEYSGQTRGWFYTLHVLATALFDRPAFKKVVAHGIVLGDDGTKMSKSRRNYPDVNEVFNRDGSDAMRWFLMSSPILRGGNLIVTEQGIREGVRQALLPMWNAYSFLQLYSSKPAQWSVDSSDVLDRYILAKLHDVVAAVGDALDNTDIARACDEVRTFCDALTNWYVRRSRDRFWVGDTEHPEAFNTLYTVLETLTRVTAPLLPMVSEVIWRGLTGERSVHLADFPQADQFPADDDLVRAMDEVRGVCSATSSVRKAHKLRNRLPLPKVTVALPESARLADFADIIRDEVNVKEVDLTSDVDSVGRFDVVVNAKVAGPRLGKEVQRAIKAVKSGNYERRGDVVVADGIELVAGEFTERLVAADPDSTTQIDGVDGLVVLDMTLTEELEAEGWAADVIRGLQDARKASGFEVSDRIKVQLVVPEEKKEWALRHADMIAREVLATSFEVVTGEPAEHAIVAGVTATVQKV; via the coding sequence ATGTCAGACGCAGTTGGTGGAGTATATCCACGCGTAGATATGTCCGGTGGAACCAATGTGTTCCCAGATATGGAACGCCAAGTCTTGGAGTACTGGAAAGACGACGAGACTTTTAAAGCTTCGTTGACTAATCGCGAGGAAAATCCTGAGTACGTGTTCTACGATGGTCCTCCTTTTGCCAATGGTTTGCCACACTATGGACATCTGCTTACCGGCTATGTTAAAGACATCGTGCCTCGTTACCAGACCATGAAGGGCAAATTAGTTAATCGCGTATTCGGTTGGGATTGCCATGGTCTTCCTGCTGAGCTGGAGGCTGAAAAGCAGCTTGGTATCAAAGACAAAGGCGAGATCGAGGCGATGGGTCTTGAGTCCTTTAACAATTACTGCGCGAAGTCGGTCTTGGAGTACACCCAAGAGTGGAAAGACTACGTGACGCGCCAGGCTCGCTGGGTGGACTTTGATAACGGTTACAAGACCATGGATATGGATTTCATGGAATCTGTTATGTGGGCCTTTAAGACCCTCTATGACAAAGGCCTGATCTATCAAGGCTTCCGCGTCTTGCCTTATTCGTGGGCTGAGCACACGCCTTTGTCTAATCAAGAAACGCGTCTCGACGACTCCTACAAGATGCGTCAGGATCCGACCCTGACGGTCACGTTCCCTATCACTGGCGTAAAAGATGGCAGTGCAGCTGATGCCTCTCTCGTAGGCGCATATGCGCTGGCGTGGACCACCACACCATGGACATTGCCATCGAACTTGGCATTGGCTGTTAACCCCCAGGTTAACTATGTCGAGGTGAAGGTAGGTGAACAGGGTGCTGAGGCAATTCGTGGTCAACGCGTGTTGCTGGCTGAGGCTCTCGTCGGCGCCTATGCCAAGGAGCTGGGTGAAGACCATGAAGTGCTTGCGGTTCGTCCAGGCAGTGAGCTCGTTGGTCTGACCTATCAGCCAATCTTTAATTACTTCGCTGACCATGAAAATGCTTTCCAGATTTTGGCAGCAGAATATGTGACCACCGAAGACGGTACAGGCATCGTCCACCAAGCGCCTGCTTTTGGTGAAGACGATATGAATACCTGTAAAAATTATGGCATTGAGGTTGTCATTCCGGTTGATATGGACGGAAAGTTCACTTCTTTGGTGCCGGAATACCAAGGACAGCTCGTATTTGACGCAAATAAGAGCATTATTGCTGATCTTAAAGCTGCAGGTCGCGTTGTGCGCCACCAGACCATTGAGCACTCCTATCCGCATTCTTGGCGCTCTGGCGAACCACTTATCTACATGGCGTTGCCATCGTGGTTTGTGGAGGTCACCAAGGTACGCGATCGCATGGTCGAGCTAAACAAAGAGATAGACTGGATGCCATCTCATATCCGTGATGGCCAGTTTGGTAAGTGGCTTGAAGGCGCGCGTGACTGGAACATTTCCCGTAACCGTTACTGGGGTTCGCCTATTCCAGTGTGGGTATCGGATGATGAAAACTACCCACGTGTAGATGTCTATGGTTCTTTGGAAGAACTTGAGCGTGACTTCGGTGTTCGTCCGGAATCTTTGCACAGGCCGCATATTGATGAACTTACGCGTCCGAACCCAGATGATCCGACTGGTAAATCGACGATGCGTCGTGTTCCAGAGGTTTTAGACTGCTGGTTTGAATCCGGCTCGATGCCTTTTGCTCAAAAGCATTACCCCTTTGAGAACAAAGACTGGTTTGATACCCATTCACCTGCGGACTTTATCGTCGAGTACTCCGGCCAGACCCGTGGTTGGTTCTACACGTTGCATGTTCTTGCCACGGCGTTGTTTGATCGCCCTGCGTTTAAGAAGGTCGTAGCGCACGGAATCGTACTGGGAGACGACGGCACCAAGATGTCGAAGTCGCGTCGCAACTACCCGGATGTTAATGAGGTATTCAACCGAGATGGTTCCGATGCTATGCGTTGGTTCCTGATGAGCTCTCCGATCCTGCGGGGTGGCAACTTGATTGTCACCGAGCAGGGCATTCGTGAGGGTGTACGCCAGGCACTGTTGCCGATGTGGAATGCGTATAGCTTCTTGCAGCTGTATTCTTCTAAGCCAGCACAATGGTCAGTTGATTCCTCTGACGTTTTGGATCGTTATATCCTCGCTAAGCTGCACGATGTGGTAGCTGCCGTCGGTGATGCTTTGGATAACACGGACATTGCACGTGCATGTGACGAGGTTCGTACTTTCTGCGATGCGTTGACCAACTGGTACGTTCGTCGTTCTCGCGATCGTTTCTGGGTGGGTGATACTGAGCATCCAGAGGCGTTTAACACCTTGTACACAGTCCTTGAGACTCTCACCCGTGTGACGGCACCGCTATTGCCTATGGTTTCTGAGGTCATCTGGCGTGGACTCACGGGTGAGCGCTCGGTTCACTTGGCCGACTTCCCTCAGGCCGATCAATTCCCAGCCGATGACGATCTTGTTCGCGCAATGGATGAGGTCCGTGGTGTTTGCTCGGCTACCAGCTCGGTGCGTAAGGCACACAAGCTGCGTAACCGTTTGCCACTGCCTAAGGTCACCGTTGCGTTGCCAGAATCGGCACGGTTGGCAGATTTCGCGGATATCATCCGCGATGAGGTTAACGTAAAGGAAGTTGATCTTACCTCTGACGTCGATAGCGTCGGCCGCTTTGATGTTGTGGTCAACGCTAAGGTTGCAGGTCCTCGTCTAGGCAAGGAGGTTCAGCGCGCTATCAAGGCTGTCAAGTCTGGTAACTATGAGCGTCGTGGAGATGTTGTCGTAGCTGATGGCATTGAGCTTGTTGCTGGGGAATTTACGGAGCGTCTCGTCGCTGCAGATCCCGATTCCACCACTCAGATCGATGGAGTTGATGGCCTCGTGGTTTTGGATATGACATTGACCGAAGAGCTTGAAGCTGAGGGCTGGGCTGCAGACGTTATCCGTGGTTTACAGGATGCTCGAAAGGCTTCGGGATTTGAGGTTTCCGACCGAATCAAGGTTCAGCTTGTCGTTCCTGAAGAAAAGAAGGAATGGGCGCTGCGTCACGCTGACATGATTGCTCGCGAAGTGCTAGCTACCTCTTTTGAGGTTGTCACCGGTGAGCCTGCGGAGCACGCTATTGTAGCAGGTGTTACAGCCACGGTTCAAAAGGTTTAA